In the genome of Quercus robur chromosome 3, dhQueRobu3.1, whole genome shotgun sequence, one region contains:
- the LOC126716807 gene encoding galactinol synthase 2-like isoform X5 → MAPNITTTTTTVTTEPVSMPTKAYVTFLAGNGDYVKGVVGLAKGLRKVKTKYPLVVAILPDVPEDHREILVSQGCMVREIEPVYPPENQTQFAMAYYVINYSKLRIWEFVEYSKMIYLDGDIQVFENIDHLFDLPDNHFYAVMDCFCEKNWSKTPQHKIGYCQQCPDKVNWPAELGPKPPLYFNAGFFVYEPKLSTYHELLETLQVTTPTTFAEQDFLNMFFKDIYKPISPVYNLVLAMLWRHPENIEFDKVKVVHYCANGSKPWRYTGEEENMDREDIKLLVKRWWDIYNDESLDYKNTAASVEAEAGAKKNGLKGFLTAVSEAVGHYIKAPSAA, encoded by the exons ATGGCTCCTaacatcaccaccaccaccaccactgtcACCACCGAACCCGTTAGCATGCCTACCAAGGCCTATGTCACATTTTTGGCTGGTAACGGTGACTATGTGAAAGGTGTGGTTGGCTTAGCCAAGGGCTTGAGAAAGGTCAAGACTAAGTACCCTCTTGTGGTTGCAATATTGCCTGATGTCCCTGAGGACCATCGTGAAATTTTGGTTTCACAAGGGTGCATGGTGAGGGAGATTGAGCCCGTTTATCCACCTGAGAATCAAACTCAGTTTGCCATGGCTTACTATGTGATCAACTACTCCAAGCTTCGTATTTGGGAG tTTGTGGAGTACAGCAAGATGATTTACCTTGATGGAGACATTCAAGTGTTTGAAAACATTGATCACCTCTTTGACTTACCGGACAACCACTTCTATGCTGTCATGGACTGCTTTTGTGAGAAAAATTGGAGCAAAACTCCACAACACAAGATTGGCTATTGCCAGCAGTGCCCTGACAAGGTTAACTGGCCTGCTGAGCTTGGCCCCAAGCCTCCCCTATACTTCAATGCTGGCTTCTTTGTGTATGAGCCTAAACTATCCACATACCATGAACTCCTTGAGACCCTTCAAGTTACCACCCCTACAACTTTTGCTGAGCAG GACTTTTTGAATATGTTTTTCAAGGATATTTACAAGCCAATCTCCCCAGTTTATAATCTTGTGCTGGCCATGTTATGGCGTCACCCTGAAAACATTGAGTTTGACAAAGTTAAAGTCGTTCACTACTGTGCCAAC GGTTCTAAGCCATGGAGGTACACTGGTGAGGAAGAGAACATGGACAGGGAAGACATTAAGTTGCTAGTGAAGAGATGGTGGGACATATACAATGATGAATCATTGGACTACAAGAACACAGCTGCTTCCGTAGAGGCTGAAGCTGGTGCTAAGAAAAATGGCTTGAAAGGATTCTTGACAGCAGTGTCAGAGGCTGTTGGTCACTATATTAAAGCCCCATCTGCTGCTTAG